A window from uncultured Desulfobacter sp. encodes these proteins:
- a CDS encoding NERD domain-containing protein — MAEIIPPVISDYKYDGEREVAQNIQNDPKTRHWIVLHSLDVSKHTSQVTGECDFVMIIPGKGILCLEVKGCRSLKVEKGMWYYGKKITGDKRGPFKQASANMHSIREYLCSRNPDFGKILFWSAVVFPFIPFKETSLEWNEWQVIDSDSFNSRPSSQLFSNVLDQAAKLLMGKAGLNWFENSSEIPGPDLCREILKVLRPEFEFYQSPSSRRKKLSDNLKKYTSEQYTALDAMQTNHRVIFNGPAGTGKTLLAIETARRAMMENKRVLFLCFNKNISIWIKEQFDAEDLKLITVSTLHALMLKISGLNIPGNTSSAFWTDVLPAAAVDNIIDTGEAGDQEYDCLVLDEAQDMLRDNYIDFLDLLLKNGMKKGIWRYFGDFNNQQIYSASTMDLDGFIRKHSPNTPVYSLGINCRNTPRIAAYAHLLGGLDPDYRSVLRPDDHVRPELKFYDSSEQQEKTLSDLLETIRYGQRYKNNEIVILSPFSKRCCAGKLDSPWNQRLVPYSGVTDNSRISYCTIHAFKGLEAPVVIVTDMEEIRKTESINLLYISITRALSRLVILINKKAQADLKNILGV; from the coding sequence ATGGCTGAAATTATCCCGCCTGTCATATCAGATTATAAATACGATGGAGAGCGTGAAGTCGCACAAAATATACAAAATGATCCAAAAACCAGGCACTGGATTGTTCTGCATTCACTTGATGTTTCGAAGCATACCTCTCAGGTAACCGGTGAGTGTGACTTTGTGATGATTATTCCCGGGAAAGGCATACTGTGTCTTGAAGTTAAAGGATGCAGGTCTCTCAAGGTTGAAAAAGGCATGTGGTATTACGGGAAAAAAATCACCGGAGACAAAAGAGGACCATTTAAACAGGCATCGGCCAATATGCACAGCATAAGGGAATACCTTTGCAGCAGGAACCCGGATTTCGGAAAAATATTGTTCTGGTCTGCCGTTGTTTTTCCTTTCATACCTTTTAAAGAAACTTCACTTGAATGGAATGAATGGCAGGTTATTGACAGTGACAGCTTCAATTCAAGGCCTTCGTCACAACTTTTTTCAAATGTACTGGACCAGGCAGCAAAACTCCTGATGGGAAAGGCAGGGCTGAACTGGTTTGAAAATTCATCAGAAATACCGGGTCCGGACCTCTGTCGGGAAATTCTGAAAGTTCTTCGACCGGAATTTGAGTTCTATCAGTCTCCATCCAGCAGAAGAAAAAAACTGTCTGACAATCTGAAGAAGTATACCTCGGAGCAGTATACAGCCCTTGATGCCATGCAGACCAACCACCGAGTCATATTCAACGGCCCTGCCGGTACGGGAAAAACCCTTCTGGCGATCGAAACTGCCCGACGGGCCATGATGGAAAACAAAAGGGTCTTATTCCTCTGTTTCAACAAAAATATATCCATATGGATAAAGGAACAGTTTGATGCAGAGGATTTGAAATTGATCACGGTATCAACACTGCATGCGCTCATGTTAAAAATTTCAGGCCTGAATATTCCTGGAAATACATCTTCTGCATTCTGGACAGATGTGCTGCCTGCTGCAGCAGTTGATAACATCATTGATACCGGTGAAGCAGGAGATCAGGAATATGACTGCCTGGTGCTGGATGAAGCCCAGGATATGCTGAGAGACAATTATATTGATTTTCTTGATTTACTCTTAAAAAATGGCATGAAAAAAGGTATATGGAGGTATTTCGGTGATTTCAATAATCAGCAGATTTATTCGGCATCAACAATGGATCTGGATGGCTTCATCAGAAAACACAGTCCGAATACTCCTGTATATTCACTGGGAATAAACTGCCGGAACACTCCGAGGATAGCGGCGTATGCACATCTTCTCGGCGGGCTTGATCCAGATTACAGATCTGTTCTGCGTCCGGATGATCATGTCAGGCCGGAGCTGAAGTTCTATGACAGCAGCGAACAGCAGGAGAAAACACTTTCTGACCTGCTTGAAACAATAAGGTACGGGCAGAGATATAAGAATAATGAGATTGTTATACTTTCTCCTTTTTCAAAACGGTGCTGCGCCGGGAAACTTGATTCACCATGGAATCAACGTCTGGTTCCATATTCAGGAGTGACGGATAACTCCCGGATCAGTTACTGCACTATTCATGCTTTCAAGGGGCTGGAGGCTCCTGTAGTAATTGTTACGGACATGGAAGAAATAAGAAAAACAGAATCCATAAATCTGTTATATATTTCAATCACAAGGGCGTTGTCGAGGCTGGTAATACTGATAAACAAAAAGGCCCAGGCTGATCTGAAAAATATACTTGGAGTATGA
- a CDS encoding YaeQ family protein has translation MALKPTIFKANITLADVDRNVYDTLNLTLAQHPSESVERMMARVIAFCMNATEALTMTRGLSTVEEPDIWEKTLDGRIALWVEVGEPSFDRIKKAGRLSSAVRVYSFNLKSDSWWEKEGEKFQGLSAKVFQLQWKGIQELAGLANRTMDLSVTVSDGVIYVSGSTGECEISWKPLKAN, from the coding sequence GTGGCCCTTAAACCCACCATTTTTAAAGCAAATATCACCTTGGCCGATGTGGACCGAAATGTTTACGATACCCTGAATCTTACCCTTGCCCAGCACCCTTCTGAATCTGTTGAACGCATGATGGCAAGAGTGATCGCATTCTGCATGAATGCCACCGAAGCCCTGACCATGACCCGGGGGCTTTCCACTGTGGAGGAGCCTGATATCTGGGAGAAAACCCTGGATGGCAGGATTGCCCTCTGGGTTGAGGTGGGAGAACCTTCCTTTGACCGGATCAAAAAGGCCGGACGGCTCTCTTCTGCGGTGCGGGTATATTCCTTTAACCTCAAGTCAGACAGCTGGTGGGAAAAGGAAGGGGAAAAATTCCAGGGGTTAAGTGCGAAGGTCTTTCAGCTCCAATGGAAAGGCATACAGGAACTGGCTGGATTGGCCAACAGGACAATGGACCTTTCCGTTACGGTTTCAGACGGTGTTATTTATGTTTCCGGGTCTACCGGGGAGTGCGAAATTTCCTGGAAACCCCTTAAGGCGAATTAG
- a CDS encoding restriction endonuclease subunit S, protein MTKAAQKLLEQHFDIAFAAPDGIARLRELILTLAMQGQLVEQDPNDPPASELLKEIKAEKQRLLKAGEIKKSKALPPIKPEEVPYELPKGWEWVRLGEIGIINPRNDADDSAKAGFVPMPMIPTGYSETHQFEERPWSDIKKGYTHFANGDVGMAKITPCFENAKSCVFSDLPNGIGAGTTELHIFRNLFNSVVPRFLLYYLKNPRYISNSVSSMTGSAGQKRVPTPYFTEQQFPLPPLSEQHRIVARIDQLMARCDALETLRKQQEEKRLAVHAAAIRQLLDTPDGSAWDFIGQHFGELYTVKENVAELRKAILQLAVMGCLVPQNPNDPPASELLKEIKTEKQRLLKAGKIKKPKALPLIMPEEVPYELPEGWEWMRLGELGITQTGTTPPSKDLENYGDDIPFVGPGDIKNGCIDYSGKGLSKQGLLKGRLIDANSILMVCIGGSIGKHAVNEKDITCNQQINTLTPYSQIPVKYIYDVMAAGYFQDAVISQAGGSATPIINKQKWSGIPIPLPPLPEQHRIVVRLDQLMALCDTLEQQIDAATGKQTELLSAVMAQV, encoded by the coding sequence GTGACCAAAGCCGCCCAAAAACTACTGGAACAGCACTTCGACATTGCCTTTGCTGCGCCCGACGGCATTGCCAGACTGCGTGAGCTGATTTTGACACTGGCCATGCAGGGCCAGCTGGTGGAGCAGGACCCCAATGATCCGCCGGCTTCGGAACTGCTGAAGGAGATTAAGGCTGAAAAACAACGGCTGCTGAAAGCAGGCGAGATTAAGAAGTCCAAGGCCCTGCCGCCCATCAAGCCGGAGGAAGTGCCCTATGAATTGCCCAAAGGGTGGGAGTGGGTGAGGCTTGGAGAAATCGGAATTATTAATCCCCGAAATGATGCCGATGATTCAGCAAAGGCTGGATTCGTTCCCATGCCAATGATCCCCACAGGTTATTCTGAAACACATCAATTTGAGGAACGGCCATGGAGCGATATTAAGAAAGGCTATACACATTTTGCCAATGGCGATGTTGGTATGGCAAAGATCACGCCTTGTTTTGAAAATGCAAAATCCTGTGTGTTTTCAGACTTGCCGAATGGGATTGGAGCCGGCACAACAGAACTTCATATTTTCAGAAACTTATTCAATTCGGTTGTGCCCAGATTCTTACTGTATTATCTGAAAAATCCGCGTTATATCTCAAACTCTGTTTCAAGCATGACCGGCTCCGCAGGCCAGAAGCGTGTGCCGACGCCATACTTTACCGAGCAACAATTTCCACTTCCCCCACTCTCCGAACAGCACCGCATCGTTGCCCGCATCGACCAATTGATGGCCCGTTGTGACGCGCTGGAAACGCTGCGCAAACAGCAGGAAGAAAAACGACTGGCTGTCCACGCTGCCGCCATCAGGCAACTGCTCGACACGCCGGACGGCTCGGCCTGGGACTTTATCGGGCAGCACTTCGGTGAACTCTACACCGTCAAGGAAAACGTCGCCGAACTGCGCAAGGCTATCCTCCAGCTTGCCGTCATGGGTTGCCTCGTTCCCCAAAACCCCAACGACCCGCCCGCCAGCGAACTGCTGAAAGAGATCAAAACCGAAAAACAACGGCTGCTGAAGGCAGGCAAGATCAAAAAGCCCAAGGCCCTGCCGCTTATCATGCCAGAAGAGGTGCCATATGAATTACCAGAGGGGTGGGAGTGGATGAGGCTGGGTGAATTGGGAATTACTCAAACAGGAACTACACCGCCAAGCAAAGACCTCGAAAATTATGGAGACGATATTCCCTTTGTTGGGCCAGGTGACATTAAAAATGGTTGTATTGATTACTCTGGGAAAGGTCTGTCGAAACAAGGGTTATTAAAAGGACGTCTGATTGATGCCAATTCTATTTTAATGGTCTGCATTGGTGGAAGTATTGGAAAGCATGCTGTTAACGAGAAGGACATTACCTGCAATCAGCAAATTAATACTTTGACACCCTATAGTCAGATTCCGGTCAAATACATTTATGATGTTATGGCGGCAGGTTATTTTCAAGATGCTGTGATTAGCCAAGCAGGCGGTTCAGCAACACCAATTATAAATAAACAAAAATGGTCCGGTATCCCCATACCTCTCCCCCCACTCCCCGAGCAACACCGCATCGTTGTCCGCCTCGACCAGTTAATGGCACTGTGTGACACGCTGGAGCAGCAGATCGACGCTGCCACCGGCAAACAAACTGAACTGCTGAGCGCTGTGATGGCACAGGTATAA
- a CDS encoding PDDEXK nuclease domain-containing protein: MSDKPVSLIQTPTGYADWLADLKTRIHSAQQRATLAVNRELVTLYWQIGRDILARQEQQGWGAKVIDRLSHDLRTAFPDMKGFSRANLMYMRAFAQAWPDEPIVQQAVGQLPWGHNLVLLTRLKQPEQRLSYARAAIEHGWSRNVLNINIETRLLERTGKAVTNFAARLPAPGSDLARESLKDPYLFDFLDVGQEADEREIESALVRHITQFLLELGAGFAFVGRQVHLEVGGDDFFIDLLFYHLKLRCYVVIELKAGKFKPEHLGQLGFYLTAVDRQVKEDRDNSTIGLLLCKSKNKVVAEYALGDKIQPMGIAEYKLVESLPEPLKTNLPSIEQIEKELEGSGDPS, encoded by the coding sequence ATGAGTGATAAACCCGTCTCGTTGATACAGACACCCACGGGATATGCCGATTGGCTGGCCGATCTTAAAACCCGCATTCATTCAGCCCAGCAACGGGCCACCCTGGCGGTCAACCGAGAATTGGTGACGCTGTACTGGCAGATTGGCCGTGATATTCTGGCCCGGCAGGAACAACAAGGCTGGGGTGCCAAGGTCATCGATAGGCTGTCCCATGACCTGCGCACCGCATTCCCGGACATGAAAGGATTCTCCCGGGCAAATTTGATGTATATGCGCGCCTTTGCCCAAGCCTGGCCGGATGAACCAATTGTCCAACAAGCTGTTGGACAATTACCTTGGGGACATAACCTGGTGCTTTTGACCAGGCTCAAGCAGCCGGAGCAACGCTTATCCTATGCCCGTGCGGCTATTGAGCATGGCTGGTCCCGCAATGTCCTGAATATCAACATCGAAACCCGTCTTCTCGAACGTACCGGCAAGGCCGTTACCAACTTTGCCGCACGCCTTCCTGCTCCGGGCAGCGATCTGGCCAGGGAATCACTCAAGGACCCCTATCTGTTTGATTTTCTCGATGTGGGCCAGGAGGCCGACGAGCGTGAAATTGAATCGGCTCTGGTCAGACACATCACCCAATTTCTGCTGGAGCTGGGGGCGGGATTTGCCTTTGTCGGACGGCAGGTGCATCTGGAGGTCGGCGGCGATGACTTTTTTATCGACCTGCTCTTCTATCATCTCAAGCTGCGCTGTTATGTGGTGATCGAACTTAAAGCTGGCAAATTCAAGCCGGAACATCTGGGTCAGCTGGGTTTCTACCTCACTGCCGTGGACCGGCAGGTAAAAGAGGACCGGGATAATTCCACCATCGGGCTACTGCTGTGCAAAAGCAAAAACAAGGTGGTGGCGGAATACGCCCTGGGCGACAAAATCCAGCCCATGGGGATTGCCGAATACAAGCTGGTGGAATCCTTGCCCGAGCCCTTGAAAACCAACCTGCCTAGTATCGAGCAGATCGAAAAAGAGCTGGAAGGCAGTGGGGATCCATCGTGA
- a CDS encoding IS1634 family transposase translates to MYIRRTTIKSRKDGTQYYTYRLVESERTVKGVRQHTLLNLGSAFSLPREQWSELASRIQEIISGQEPLFEAPQEVEELAQNYAAQLIQAKKKTSEPTEPDYCQVDIDSMEVIRPRSISCEHVALEAFNALGLGEHLKKFGFNGPQLAAATGSIIGRMCRPASERATLHWLQDISGLGELIEYDFGKMNLYKMYSASDQLLKNKDAIERHLYLQEKKLFGFQETITLYDLTNTYFEGQSKRNKLGKRGHSKEKRSDCPLVTLALVLDSSGFPKCSKVFEGNISEAGTLANIISTMDAGRKSHDMFDASKATIVMDAGIASEENIKWINEKEYPYIVVSRRRHREFAEEESVVVKQDKNGTVKVQKVIDPESNEVQLFCHSEKREAKERAIQDRFTSGFEEALTYLASGLHIPRRMKKYHKVLEKIGRLKQRYSRVSGQYQINVVKDEQTDNATKLTWQRQTDQDNRNDLPGVYCLRTSHKDLDEKTLWQTYTMLTDLEAVFRSLKSELGIRPVFHQVTERVTGHLFISVLAYHLVHSVRYRLKQSQINSSWSQLRNQLEGQNRVTVSMQCKDGQTVHIRKSTRPEPRQQEIYKALEISLYPGPVIKNIFKQK, encoded by the coding sequence ATGTATATACGAAGGACGACTATCAAAAGCCGGAAAGACGGCACACAATATTATACCTACAGGCTGGTTGAGTCTGAACGTACCGTCAAAGGGGTACGCCAGCATACCCTGCTTAATCTGGGTTCGGCCTTCTCATTGCCAAGAGAACAGTGGTCGGAACTGGCCTCACGGATTCAAGAAATAATAAGCGGTCAAGAGCCACTATTTGAGGCGCCTCAAGAAGTTGAGGAACTGGCGCAAAACTATGCTGCTCAACTTATACAGGCTAAGAAGAAAACTTCTGAGCCGACAGAGCCTGATTATTGCCAGGTGGATATTGACAGCATGGAAGTAATCCGGCCTCGTAGCATCAGCTGTGAGCATGTGGCATTAGAAGCGTTTAACGCCCTGGGCTTGGGAGAGCATCTAAAAAAGTTTGGGTTCAATGGCCCACAGTTAGCTGCGGCTACCGGTAGCATTATTGGCCGTATGTGCCGACCGGCCAGTGAACGGGCAACGCTTCATTGGCTTCAGGATATTTCAGGGTTGGGCGAGTTAATAGAGTATGATTTCGGCAAGATGAATTTATACAAAATGTATTCAGCATCTGATCAACTTCTAAAAAATAAGGATGCAATAGAGAGGCATCTATATTTACAGGAGAAGAAGCTGTTTGGGTTCCAGGAGACCATCACGTTGTATGATTTGACCAATACCTATTTCGAAGGTCAAAGTAAGCGTAACAAGCTTGGAAAGCGTGGTCATTCGAAAGAAAAGCGATCAGATTGCCCGCTGGTAACCTTAGCCCTGGTGTTGGACAGCAGTGGTTTCCCAAAATGCAGCAAAGTATTTGAGGGCAATATCAGTGAAGCCGGTACCCTGGCTAACATAATCAGTACTATGGACGCCGGACGAAAATCACATGACATGTTTGATGCTTCCAAAGCCACAATTGTTATGGATGCAGGGATTGCATCCGAAGAGAATATCAAGTGGATTAATGAAAAGGAATATCCATATATCGTTGTCAGCCGACGACGGCACAGGGAATTTGCCGAGGAAGAGTCGGTAGTGGTCAAACAGGATAAAAACGGTACCGTAAAGGTGCAAAAGGTGATTGACCCTGAAAGCAATGAGGTGCAGTTGTTCTGCCACTCTGAAAAGCGTGAAGCAAAAGAGCGGGCCATCCAGGACCGTTTTACATCAGGCTTTGAGGAGGCACTCACGTATTTGGCCTCAGGTCTTCATATCCCACGACGCATGAAAAAATACCATAAGGTGTTGGAAAAAATTGGACGCCTTAAGCAACGGTATTCAAGGGTCTCCGGTCAATACCAAATCAATGTCGTCAAAGATGAGCAAACCGACAACGCGACTAAACTAACCTGGCAACGCCAAACCGACCAGGATAACCGCAATGATCTGCCGGGCGTATATTGTTTGAGAACATCCCATAAAGATTTGGACGAGAAAACGCTGTGGCAGACGTACACAATGTTGACTGACCTGGAAGCCGTATTTCGTTCATTGAAATCGGAATTGGGCATTCGGCCGGTATTCCATCAGGTGACCGAACGTGTCACCGGGCATCTTTTTATAAGTGTTCTGGCGTACCATTTGGTTCATAGCGTTCGATATCGACTGAAACAATCACAGATTAACAGTAGTTGGTCTCAATTGAGAAATCAGCTCGAAGGCCAAAACCGGGTGACAGTTTCAATGCAATGCAAGGATGGTCAAACCGTTCATATCAGAAAAAGCACACGGCCAGAACCCAGACAACAAGAAATTTATAAAGCTTTGGAGATAAGTCTATATCCAGGACCGGTGATTAAAAATATTTTTAAACAAAAGTAG
- a CDS encoding YaiI/YqxD family protein: MKIWVDADACPGVVKNILFRAVDRTRVELAMVANHPIKIPQRNYITFFQVPRGFDEADNRILELLDKGDLVITSDIRLAAQVLEKEGHALNPRGRLYSKESIQEQIRMRAFKESLRDSGIDTGGPAAINQKNLSNFANHLNKWISNI, encoded by the coding sequence ATGAAAATATGGGTGGATGCAGATGCATGCCCAGGGGTGGTTAAAAATATTTTGTTCAGAGCAGTCGATAGGACCCGTGTGGAGTTAGCCATGGTTGCCAATCATCCCATAAAAATACCCCAGCGGAACTATATTACATTTTTCCAAGTCCCCAGAGGGTTTGATGAGGCGGACAACAGGATTCTTGAGTTGCTTGATAAAGGTGATCTGGTGATTACTTCTGATATACGTTTGGCAGCTCAGGTTTTAGAAAAAGAGGGTCATGCCCTTAATCCCAGGGGGCGTCTTTATTCTAAAGAATCAATTCAGGAACAGATTAGAATGAGGGCGTTTAAGGAGAGCTTAAGGGACAGTGGAATTGATACCGGTGGGCCGGCTGCGATCAATCAGAAGAATTTGAGTAATTTTGCCAATCATTTAAATAAGTGGATATCCAATATTTGA
- a CDS encoding RNase H family protein — MTILRLFIDGSVNPKSKVGYGAYLADFFEVPYSDSFKVNVKLKKFEQTSSAKLEIQTLIWALTSIQEPATRIIVYTDSQNIIGLQARRGRFENNSYLSKKNRPINNSALYQEFFFLSDQLDCEFKKVDGHKPSILKDDTDRFFTLVDKASRKALRNHLTTALETSAKVTAFHAGC, encoded by the coding sequence ATGACAATCTTACGGCTATTCATAGATGGTAGTGTGAATCCAAAGTCAAAGGTCGGATATGGGGCATACCTTGCTGATTTTTTTGAGGTACCGTATTCAGACTCCTTTAAGGTAAATGTTAAGCTAAAAAAATTTGAGCAGACCAGTTCCGCTAAACTGGAAATTCAGACCCTGATTTGGGCATTGACTTCAATTCAAGAGCCGGCCACCAGAATTATTGTGTATACCGATTCCCAGAACATTATCGGACTTCAAGCAAGGCGTGGGCGATTTGAGAACAATAGTTATTTGTCTAAAAAAAACAGGCCCATTAACAATAGTGCGCTGTATCAAGAATTTTTCTTTTTATCAGATCAATTGGATTGTGAATTTAAAAAAGTTGACGGCCATAAGCCATCTATATTGAAAGATGATACGGACCGATTTTTTACATTGGTAGACAAAGCATCAAGAAAAGCTTTGAGAAATCATTTGACAACGGCATTGGAAACGTCGGCAAAAGTCACCGCGTTTCATGCTGGCTGTTAG
- a CDS encoding tyrosine-type recombinase/integrase: MKNLNHPKKGSHISVEPIRRKKDIKLIKKILQDSPRNLCLFILGINTNLRASDLLKIKVEQVRHLQPGEEITLKEKKTKKQRRINLNRACIEAIQNLLKSIKYENDDFLFLSNRKNKNALTVSSLSTLVKKWCKDINLKGNYASHTLRKTWGNPGTSITGNAKTRCYVIF, from the coding sequence ATGAAAAATTTGAATCATCCTAAGAAAGGAAGCCATATATCTGTTGAACCTATCCGGAGAAAAAAAGACATCAAACTGATAAAAAAAATTTTACAGGATTCTCCTCGGAACCTCTGTTTGTTTATTTTGGGGATTAACACCAATCTACGGGCTTCAGATCTGCTGAAAATCAAAGTGGAACAAGTGCGACACCTTCAACCCGGGGAAGAAATCACCCTGAAGGAGAAAAAAACAAAGAAACAAAGGCGGATCAATTTAAACCGGGCTTGCATTGAGGCAATTCAAAACCTGCTTAAATCCATTAAATATGAAAATGATGATTTTCTTTTTCTAAGTAACCGTAAGAACAAAAATGCATTGACGGTTTCCAGTCTAAGCACTTTGGTTAAAAAATGGTGTAAGGACATCAATCTGAAGGGGAATTATGCCAGCCACACCTTAAGAAAGACCTGGGGAAACCCGGGCACAAGCATTACAGGGAATGCAAAAACCAGATGTTACGTAATTTTTTAA
- a CDS encoding AAA family ATPase has protein sequence MNFDGSSFIDVFVGKNGTGKSNLFEALIEIFRHIVEYDRDKATCDFNYRIGFEINGKATEISWNSGTLTINGKERKTIGKTSLPDNVLIYYSGHNDTVTNLVEQYEEAFQKRIKRADFDEARFFLGIGPDYKELLLALLLMQPDTSKARQFICRKLGIETVASEVRLVLGRPAYAADSRFDIALNDETDRYWQPEGITKTFLDRLHDCINTTSGSLVRSEGYFASDDRYILYFDITKIRQQFDDLSPQELFRQFDNLKTLGMLAEISIPLKLFGGVDATIAHFSDGQFQSVYIFSIVELFKDRNCITLLDEPDAFLHPEWQFDFLKQIFEITDTATQNNHMLMSSHSAVTLIPHDKKKIKFFDIKKNQANCYDLPKSIAIKKLSADLIRYSEQGTLLSILNTIQIENKPVLFTEGSTDPIILTEAWEKMYEEEIPFIPFYAFSCTYIKQLLTDDRIHAEMGGLPVFALFDFDKAYDQWNGLNGDVTENDPIKGMIKKWADGESYALMLPVPTNHDIQKQVISNAATGQTFGSDSCCEIEHLFYGIDATKNYYQQEPCVGGTKIVFKSDGVKTDFAKEVVPKLNPACFEVFRPMFEFIKSKCTPDTVPH, from the coding sequence TTGAACTTTGACGGCAGCAGCTTTATCGATGTCTTTGTCGGCAAGAACGGCACCGGCAAATCCAACCTGTTCGAGGCGCTCATCGAAATTTTCCGACATATCGTCGAGTATGACCGTGACAAGGCTACCTGCGATTTCAATTACCGCATCGGTTTCGAGATCAACGGCAAGGCTACCGAAATCAGCTGGAACTCCGGTACGCTCACCATCAACGGCAAAGAACGTAAAACCATCGGCAAAACGTCGCTACCGGATAATGTGCTCATCTATTACTCCGGCCACAATGACACGGTGACAAATCTGGTCGAGCAGTATGAAGAGGCCTTCCAAAAACGTATCAAGCGCGCAGATTTTGATGAGGCACGCTTTTTTCTGGGCATCGGCCCGGACTACAAGGAGCTACTGCTGGCCTTGCTGCTGATGCAGCCTGATACCAGCAAGGCGCGGCAGTTTATCTGCCGGAAACTCGGCATTGAAACCGTCGCTTCAGAAGTACGGCTGGTGCTGGGCCGGCCTGCCTACGCCGCCGATTCCCGTTTTGACATCGCGTTGAACGATGAAACCGACCGCTACTGGCAACCGGAGGGGATCACCAAGACATTTCTCGACCGGCTTCATGACTGTATCAACACAACCTCCGGCAGCCTGGTCCGCTCCGAGGGATATTTTGCGTCCGACGACCGTTACATTCTTTACTTCGATATTACCAAAATCCGACAGCAATTCGACGATCTCAGCCCCCAGGAGCTGTTCCGCCAGTTCGACAACCTGAAGACGCTGGGGATGCTGGCCGAAATATCCATCCCCTTAAAACTGTTCGGCGGTGTGGACGCCACCATCGCCCACTTCAGCGACGGTCAGTTCCAGTCGGTATATATCTTCTCTATTGTTGAGCTGTTCAAGGACCGCAACTGCATCACCCTGCTCGACGAGCCCGACGCCTTCCTACACCCGGAATGGCAGTTTGACTTTCTCAAACAGATCTTTGAGATCACCGACACTGCTACCCAAAACAACCATATGCTGATGAGCAGCCATAGCGCGGTGACGCTTATCCCCCATGACAAAAAGAAAATTAAGTTTTTCGACATCAAGAAGAATCAGGCTAATTGCTATGACCTGCCCAAGTCAATCGCGATCAAAAAACTCAGCGCGGATTTGATCAGGTATTCAGAGCAAGGGACTTTACTGAGCATCCTCAACACCATTCAAATTGAGAATAAACCGGTTCTTTTTACCGAAGGCAGCACAGATCCGATTATCCTTACTGAGGCTTGGGAAAAAATGTACGAGGAGGAGATTCCCTTCATCCCATTTTATGCCTTCAGTTGCACGTATATCAAACAACTACTGACCGACGATCGTATTCATGCTGAAATGGGCGGTTTGCCCGTTTTTGCCCTGTTCGATTTCGACAAAGCTTATGACCAGTGGAACGGATTGAATGGAGATGTCACAGAAAATGACCCGATTAAAGGAATGATTAAGAAATGGGCAGATGGTGAATCCTACGCCCTGATGCTGCCTGTACCAACAAATCACGATATACAAAAGCAGGTCATCAGCAATGCCGCAACCGGGCAAACCTTCGGTTCTGATTCCTGCTGTGAGATAGAGCACCTATTTTATGGCATTGATGCTACCAAGAATTATTACCAGCAAGAACCCTGCGTCGGTGGCACCAAAATCGTTTTCAAGTCAGACGGGGTAAAGACAGATTTTGCCAAGGAAGTCGTGCCAAAACTGAACCCGGCATGCTTTGAGGTCTTCCGTCCCATGTTCGAGTTTATCAAGTCAAAATGTACACCAGATACCGTTCCGCATTGA